In Musa acuminata AAA Group cultivar baxijiao chromosome BXJ3-11, Cavendish_Baxijiao_AAA, whole genome shotgun sequence, one DNA window encodes the following:
- the LOC135652436 gene encoding long-chain-alcohol oxidase FAO4A-like, translating to MGREHEVRVNRTTVADEASLTGAVKDLEAGESWPSRGGPDAAPVNRLSSREKDSLAAVCDAFLPSIHVPHAPHQSLRTYYANSASMIGTPEVVGGYLSERLQHPRLWQLRLALWLLSTWFGTFILCGTNSLSCRFPFFRSFPEVEAARREDIIRSWSMSCIFLLRVLYKGFKAIVVLFYFTQLNEKNENPAWEAIGYVGPDPKRAIKSSSEEEEEEEEEEEGARYGPLYKALVHMAGPKDVLCTSLSRAGLSLVTSQSQPDGLKSKPLPTIYCDAVVVGSGSGGGVVAGVLAKAGFKVVVLEKGGYHARTNLTLLERHTLDHMYEGCGVLTTEDLGVFILSGSTVGGGSAVNWSASIRTPDHVISEWRHEHGLELFDSDVYAEALDAVSGRMGVQCEVRHESLANAVLRRGCAELGYPVQTVGQNAPPDHDCGWCCFGCRDGSKKGTSETWLVDMAESGNGVIIPGSRALRVLHADAGRNKNVAAGVVFEFRDGWRGKKERCIIRSKVTVVACGALNTPVLLKKSGLRNANIGRHLHLHPVVMSWGYFPESDSRWQPSKENQEKITSYEGAILTTMSTVVSNFATSGYGAVIQTPALHPGLFSVATPWLSGADYKDRMARFSRTTHIFALARDRGSGTVDASGCIRYRLGAADEKNLQRGLEKILRIMAAAGAEEIGTQHCHGDRLNVRSASSHQFERFVKATSGKDLMDLSTPVYSAHQMGSCRMGIHPRTSAVNSRGETWEVEGLFVADASVLPTALGVNPMVTVQAIAYCTAHSVLEELRRRTKRENNHKN from the exons ATGGGTCGAGAGCACGAAGTTCGAGTGAATCGAACCACGGTCGCCGACGAAGCCTCCCTTACGGGAGCCGTGAAGGACTTGGAGGCCGGCGAGTCCTGGCCGTCGCGGGGCGGACCGGATGCAGCGCCAGTAAACCGCCTCAGCAGCCGAGAAAAGGACTCCCTCGCGGCCGTATGCGACGCCTTCCTCCCCTCCATCCATGTCCCCCACGCTCCCCACCAGTCCCTCCGAACCTACTACGCTAACTCCGCGTCCATGATCGGAACACCGGAAGTT GTGGGAGGGTACTTATCCGAGAGGCTCCAACATCCTCGGCTGTGGCAGCTGAGGCTCGCGCTGTGGCTGCTATCCACGTGGTTCGGCACGTTCATCCTCTGCGGCACGAATAGCCTCTCCTGCCGCTTCCCTTTCTTCCGGAGCTTCCCGGAAGTGGAGGCGGCGCGGCGGGAGGATATCATCCGGTCGTGGTCCATGAGCTGCATCTTCTTGCTTCGGGTGTTGTACAAGGGCTTCAAGGCTATCGTCGTCCTCTTCTACTTCACCCAG CTGAACGAGAAGAATGAGAACCCCGCTTGGGAGGCGATTGGCTACGTCGGGCCCGATCCTAAGCGGGCAATTAAGAGCagctcggaggaggaggaggaggaggaggaggaggaggagggagcacGATACGGGCCGCTCTACAAGGCACTGGTACACATGGCGGGCCCAAAGGATGTCCTCTGCACGTCCCTGTCCAGAGCTGGCCTCTCCCTCGTCACCTCCCAAAGCCAACCTGACGGCTTGAAGAGCAAACCCCTTCCTACCATCTACTGCGACGCTGTGGTCGTTGGATCAGGGTCCGGCGGCGGGGTGGTCGCTGGAGTCCTGGCCAAGGCTGGCTTTAAGGTCGTCGTCCTGGAGAAAGGTGGCTACCACGCCCGGACCAATCTCACCCTGCTCGAGCGCCACACTCTGGATCACATGTACGAGGGCTGCGGCGTCCTCACCACAGAGGACTTGGGAGTGTTCATCCTCTCTGGCTCCACTGTCGGTGGCGGTTCGGCGGTCAATTGGTCGGCGTCCATTCGCACCCCGGACCACGTGATATCCGAGTGGCGGCATGAGCACGGGCTGGAGCTCTTCGACAGCGACGTCTACGCTGAGGCCTTGGACGCCGTAAGTGGTCGCATGGGCGTCCAGTGCGAAGTCCGCCACGAGAGCCTCGCCAACGCCGTCCTTCGGAGGGGGTGCGCCGAGCTCGGATACCCGGTGCAAACGGTTGGGCAGAACGCGCCGCCCGACCACGACTGCGGCTGGTGTTGCTTCGGGTGCAGGGACGGGAGCAAGAAAGGGACGTCTGAGACGTGGCTCGTTGACATGGCTGAGTCAGGAAACGGCGTGATCATTCCGGGTAGCAGAGCCCTCAGGGTTCTGCACGCGGACGCGGGAAGGAACAAGAACGTCGCCGCCGGGGTCGTCTTCGAGTTCAGGGATGGCTGGAGGGGGAAGAAGGAAAGGTGCATCATCAGGTCCAAGGTGACCGTCGTCGCATGCGGGGCACTCAACACGCCGGTGCTACTGAAGAAGAGTGGCCTTCGGAATGCAAACATCGGGAGGCACCTCCACCTCCATCCGGTGGTGATGTCGTGGGGCTACTTCCCCGAGTCCGATTCGAGGTGGCAGCCGAGCAAAGAGAACCAGGAGAAGATCACCAGTTACGAAGGCGCGATCCTCACGACGATGTCGACGGTCGTTTCCAACTTCGCGACGTCCGGGTACGGCGCGGTGATCCAGACGCCGGCACTGCACCCGGGGTTGTTCTCAGTGGCCACCCCGTGGTTGTCCGGTGCCGACTACAAGGACAGGATGGCGCGGTTCTCGCGCACCACCCACATATTTGCCCTGGCCAGGGACAGAGGGTCCGGCACGGTGGACGCATCGGGATGCATCCGGTATCGCTTGGGGGCGGCGGACGAGAAGAACCTTCAGAGGGGACTGGAGAAGATCCTGCGTATCATGGCAGCCGCAGGGGCAGAGGAGATCGGGACGCAGCACTGCCATGGCGACCGGCTAAACGTCAGGTCGGCGAGCTCGCACCAGTTCGAGAGGTTCGTGAAAGCGACAAGCGGGAAAGATCTGATGGATCTGTCGACGCCGGTCTACTCGGCTCACCAGATGGGGAGCTGCCGGATGGGTATACATCCGAGGACGTCGGCCGTGAACTCCCGGGGGGAGACGTGGGAGGTGGAGGGGCTGTTCGTGGCGGACGCCAGCGTGCTCCCCACGGCGCTCGGGGTGAACCCCATGGTCACCGTGCAGGCGATCGCCTACTGCACCGCGCACTCGGTTCTGGAGGAGCTGAGGAGGAGGACGAAGCGCGAGAATAATCACAAGAACTGA